A stretch of the Poseidonibacter parvus genome encodes the following:
- a CDS encoding NAD(P)/FAD-dependent oxidoreductase has translation MEKVVIIGGGYSGIYALQELAKNKNIQITLIDKHTFHNLQPEVYDLIANKSNIADVTIDLTTLCMGINHDYVEYKNLKVRKIDKEAQKIYTEEKEIVEYDYLVMAAGTRTFFPPQIPGLNNAHDIKKLHWAMFFKQSFENQLFKKISDEAKQCEDTHIVVVGAGLSGVEIAAEMAYNSKMFFKRGNFSCDNLKISLVSSSDTILPGLSSKLVSMSHKRLKSLGINVITNTKLTKCNEDNLELSNGTKINHSFIIFTGGIEASTITSDLDVEKNGRGQILVNEYLQAKGHDNIFAVGDIAEIHNKKGELMPPNVTVARISGTCAGKNILNRIKKKKLVACDPKLEGILIALGGKFAAGNLYDMVHVEGRIAYEIKKYVFSSYRKPLLKIIKAGYKKLKKL, from the coding sequence ATGGAAAAAGTTGTAATAATTGGTGGTGGATATTCAGGAATATATGCACTACAAGAACTAGCAAAAAATAAGAATATACAAATTACATTAATAGATAAACACACATTTCACAACTTACAACCAGAAGTTTATGATTTAATTGCAAATAAATCAAATATTGCAGATGTAACTATTGATTTAACTACATTATGTATGGGAATAAACCATGATTATGTAGAGTATAAAAACTTAAAAGTGCGGAAAATAGACAAAGAAGCACAAAAAATATACACTGAAGAAAAAGAGATTGTAGAATACGATTATTTAGTAATGGCAGCAGGAACAAGAACATTCTTTCCCCCTCAAATACCAGGATTAAATAATGCTCATGATATTAAAAAACTTCATTGGGCAATGTTCTTTAAACAAAGTTTTGAAAATCAGTTATTTAAAAAAATTAGTGATGAAGCAAAACAATGTGAAGATACACATATTGTAGTTGTTGGTGCTGGTTTATCAGGAGTTGAAATTGCAGCTGAGATGGCTTATAACTCAAAAATGTTTTTTAAACGTGGAAACTTTTCTTGTGATAATTTAAAAATCTCTCTTGTAAGTAGCTCTGATACTATTCTTCCAGGATTAAGCTCAAAACTAGTTAGTATGTCGCATAAGAGATTAAAATCTTTAGGTATTAATGTAATTACAAATACAAAGCTGACTAAATGTAATGAAGATAATCTTGAACTATCAAATGGTACAAAAATCAACCATTCTTTTATTATTTTCACAGGAGGAATTGAAGCTTCTACAATTACATCAGATTTAGATGTAGAAAAAAATGGAAGAGGACAAATTTTAGTAAATGAATACCTTCAAGCAAAAGGTCATGATAATATTTTTGCTGTTGGTGATATTGCAGAAATTCATAATAAAAAGGGTGAATTAATGCCTCCTAATGTTACAGTAGCAAGAATTAGTGGTACTTGTGCTGGTAAAAATATATTAAACAGAATAAAAAAGAAAAAACTTGTAGCTTGTGATCCAAAACTAGAGGGTATTTTAATTGCTCTTGGTGGTAAATTTGCAGCAGGAAACTTATATGATATGGTTCATGTTGAAGGAAGAATTGCTTATGAAATTAAAAAATATGTATTCTCTTCATATAGAAAACCACTTCTTAAAATCATCAAAGCAGGTTATAAAAAGCTAAAAAAACTATAA
- a CDS encoding tetratricopeptide repeat protein, whose translation MKILLILFLSLGLFASDKHLSSDIRAEVFAQNLVDAGEYKKAKIFLAKAKAKYPKSESLWMFSATVAYELKDFDEAKINFIKTLEINPKNEQASAFKEIIAKQESALENKTLEDIFAYLNDKGIDFLSIFLAFLGGEIIARKYSKCRSIDERNIAKQFKFKDELTSSNIDRWAFATKNYICFRSAPSFCSFLHLLIVFLISCSLLIFFLLFELLSGVHLLSSIPLSHMGTSQLWIYILENFAIFVCITVFLQIWMYSSHLKDSSEKVEIELSQYLETLSSENKLDKLYELIKEFKELNISEESLISELLSDECKEKIRYFYR comes from the coding sequence ATGAAAATACTATTAATACTTTTTCTTTCTCTTGGTTTATTTGCCTCTGATAAGCATTTATCATCAGATATAAGAGCAGAAGTTTTTGCACAGAATCTAGTGGATGCAGGTGAATATAAAAAAGCAAAGATTTTTTTAGCAAAAGCAAAAGCAAAGTACCCTAAGAGTGAATCTTTATGGATGTTTAGTGCAACTGTTGCTTATGAGTTAAAAGACTTTGATGAAGCAAAAATAAACTTTATTAAAACACTTGAAATCAATCCTAAAAATGAACAAGCTTCTGCATTTAAAGAAATAATTGCAAAGCAAGAATCAGCACTAGAAAATAAGACTTTAGAAGATATTTTTGCATATTTAAATGATAAAGGAATAGATTTTTTATCAATTTTTTTAGCCTTTTTAGGTGGTGAAATAATTGCTAGAAAATATTCAAAATGTAGAAGTATTGATGAAAGAAATATTGCTAAACAATTTAAATTTAAAGATGAACTAACTTCTAGTAATATAGATAGATGGGCCTTTGCAACAAAGAATTATATTTGTTTTAGAAGTGCACCTTCATTTTGTTCTTTTTTACATTTATTAATAGTTTTCCTTATTTCTTGTTCTTTACTTATTTTCTTTTTATTGTTTGAGCTTTTATCTGGAGTTCATCTTTTATCTTCAATACCCTTAAGTCATATGGGAACATCACAATTATGGATATATATTTTAGAAAACTTTGCTATCTTTGTATGTATAACTGTATTTCTTCAAATATGGATGTATTCTTCACACTTAAAAGATAGTTCAGAAAAGGTTGAAATAGAATTATCTCAATATTTAGAAACACTAAGTAGTGAAAATAAACTTGATAAATTATATGAATTAATTAAAGAATTCAAGGAATTAAATATAAGTGAAGAGTCTTTAATTTCAGAATTATTAAGTGATGAGTGCAAAGAAAAAATTAGATATTTTTATAGATAA
- a CDS encoding helix-turn-helix transcriptional regulator, translating into MFENLPKKSTKVTNSDKVLTRLIKTLQMLSNNELPTRQELMEEFNVSAKTIQRDIKQRLHFFPIDEDSLKRLKFEEGFSLNKASLKEDEMLFVYLSLSQIKDINKNFEKTTHSIFSKLLTPRYSPAYHIKANSFENIDINSKLLNDIEISIEYKNTIEIHLPNKVLSLEPYKVISFDGIWYLFGRDIKDKKIKTVFIHQIKNMKILKEKFVVDKPIDEILDNVHTAWFEDGNTMEVKIKVHENVAYNFKLKKILPSQEIISEEKDGSLVVMFTVTTEEDIDNTIKAWLPNIEIISPLSYRDKFIKELENYLSLYKK; encoded by the coding sequence ATGTTTGAGAATTTACCAAAGAAAAGTACTAAAGTTACCAATAGTGATAAAGTTTTAACAAGACTTATTAAAACTCTTCAAATGTTATCAAACAATGAACTACCAACAAGACAAGAGCTTATGGAAGAGTTTAATGTTAGTGCAAAAACAATTCAAAGAGATATAAAACAAAGACTTCATTTTTTCCCAATTGATGAAGATAGTTTAAAAAGATTGAAATTTGAAGAAGGTTTTTCTTTAAATAAAGCATCTCTGAAAGAAGATGAAATGCTTTTTGTTTATCTGTCCTTATCACAAATAAAAGATATTAATAAAAATTTTGAAAAAACTACGCATAGTATATTTTCAAAGCTTCTAACACCTAGATACTCACCTGCTTATCATATAAAAGCTAATTCTTTTGAAAATATTGATATCAATTCAAAATTATTAAATGATATAGAAATATCAATTGAGTATAAAAATACTATAGAAATACACTTACCTAATAAGGTTTTATCTTTAGAGCCTTATAAGGTGATAAGTTTTGATGGAATTTGGTACTTATTTGGTAGAGATATAAAAGATAAGAAAATTAAAACAGTTTTTATTCATCAAATTAAAAATATGAAGATATTAAAAGAAAAATTTGTAGTAGATAAACCAATTGACGAAATACTTGACAATGTTCATACTGCATGGTTTGAAGATGGTAATACAATGGAAGTTAAAATAAAAGTTCATGAAAATGTAGCATATAACTTTAAATTAAAAAAGATTCTTCCTTCACAAGAAATTATAAGTGAAGAAAAAGATGGTTCCCTTGTTGTAATGTTTACAGTTACAACAGAAGAAGATATTGATAATACTATAAAAGCATGGTTACCTAATATTGAAATCATCTCTCCTTTAAGTTATAGAGATAAGTTTATTAAAGAGTTGGAAAATTATCTTTCTTTATATAAGAAATAA
- a CDS encoding DUF6232 family protein, with protein sequence MECPFCKEDIKDGAIKCKHCGSMLEEINSQPVVKNTQNSNEEKIFYDEGYIKVTNTRFISGEQTFSLNNISSVTVGKSEGGISAMGWIIALVGLILVFVLPDWWKLAGVFLIMGGLGSKEDLHTVRITTNGGDQDALISKDKPYISKIVNSLNDAIVHRG encoded by the coding sequence ATGGAATGTCCTTTTTGTAAAGAAGATATAAAAGATGGTGCAATAAAATGTAAACACTGTGGTAGTATGCTAGAAGAGATTAATAGTCAACCCGTAGTAAAAAATACTCAAAATAGTAATGAAGAGAAAATATTCTACGATGAAGGATATATAAAAGTTACAAATACAAGATTTATTAGTGGGGAGCAAACATTTTCATTAAATAATATAAGTTCTGTAACAGTTGGTAAAAGTGAGGGCGGTATTTCAGCTATGGGATGGATTATTGCATTAGTAGGTTTAATATTAGTTTTTGTTCTACCTGATTGGTGGAAACTTGCTGGAGTTTTCTTAATAATGGGAGGACTTGGTTCAAAAGAGGATTTACATACTGTTCGTATTACAACAAATGGTGGAGACCAAGATGCACTAATAAGTAAAGATAAGCCTTATATCTCTAAAATTGTAAACAGTCTTAACGACGCTATTGTTCATAGAGGTTAA
- a CDS encoding SulP family inorganic anion transporter gives MELNTKNLKNDFFGGLISSLVALPLTLACGVLLFKGLHDLEMYGINAAIYTAIIGTFISAFIGNHQLQISGPRVATTLILSSFLLEIFTRLQSYENIYNLNELLIVFMILTVLLMGVFQLIFAYFNLGKLIKFLPSSVKMGVSTTIGLIIIFKQFPIIFNYQGDDLFQEFITNPLTIITNQTTLLFIAICIFIVLLLFKKNIVTSKIRMIVPLLAPILGGVVFYLFINKNPSDFIIGKINITLPSFELYFNTFTQNFSIVNENILEIIIAAFVLALMGSLSSLLSISVLEDKQKVRSTNPSIELKGQAFGNIISAFFAGMPSAGSEARGLSNYNSGGRTFISVIFHALFLIVFVFFLDEYIALIPQIVLSSLLVHTGIVMILPLIKLSSNMSITCLRTKTKNMNECLKDIFQTVLVVIVMLIAEEMANLTIAIITGFAMASLLFIYEMMSNTNYNIILGNKHHSRRVRTKKVMTFLKNKGSCVKIIELEGAIFFGTADFLRTLVSDINKDTSYIILDFRKVSEVDITGAEKIKLCTKENSNIEFSFSHIRKGDDTYQALCAVGLIGVDGLPWFENTDLTLEKVENKLLEQFTEVEEEKGKTLNIDSLNFTKNLSKEEQDILLIYMISKEYKEKDELFTKGMKSDELFFLRKGTVSIMLEQSFVKGVKDKLSKIRRITFSTGVVIGEMAFFEDNLHSVDALANEDVSVYILSRYNLDLLSKEHPILGRKLMYSFCAHLSNRLREVTSEIQVLERWS, from the coding sequence ATGGAATTGAATACAAAGAATTTAAAAAATGACTTCTTTGGTGGTCTAATCTCTTCACTTGTTGCATTGCCTTTAACTTTAGCTTGTGGAGTTTTATTATTTAAAGGTCTTCACGACTTAGAAATGTATGGAATTAATGCAGCTATTTATACAGCAATTATTGGAACATTTATTTCTGCATTTATTGGAAATCATCAGTTGCAAATAAGTGGTCCTAGAGTTGCTACTACTTTGATTTTGTCTAGTTTTTTATTAGAAATTTTTACAAGACTACAAAGCTATGAAAATATATATAATTTAAATGAATTATTAATTGTTTTTATGATTTTAACAGTTTTATTAATGGGAGTATTTCAGCTTATATTTGCTTATTTTAATCTTGGTAAATTAATTAAATTTTTGCCATCTTCTGTAAAAATGGGTGTTAGTACAACTATTGGTTTAATAATCATTTTTAAGCAATTTCCTATCATTTTTAATTATCAAGGAGATGATTTATTTCAAGAGTTTATAACAAATCCTTTAACAATAATTACAAATCAGACTACTTTACTTTTTATTGCTATTTGTATTTTTATTGTTTTGCTTCTTTTTAAAAAAAATATTGTTACTAGTAAAATTAGAATGATTGTTCCTCTTCTAGCTCCAATTTTGGGTGGAGTAGTTTTTTATTTATTTATAAATAAAAACCCAAGTGATTTTATAATTGGAAAAATAAATATAACTCTACCTTCTTTTGAATTGTATTTTAATACTTTTACTCAAAACTTTTCTATTGTAAATGAAAATATTTTAGAAATTATAATTGCAGCTTTTGTTTTAGCTTTGATGGGTTCTTTATCATCGCTTCTTAGTATTAGTGTATTAGAAGATAAACAAAAAGTAAGAAGTACTAATCCTTCAATTGAATTAAAAGGTCAAGCATTTGGAAATATCATTTCAGCATTTTTTGCAGGAATGCCAAGTGCTGGTTCTGAAGCTAGAGGACTTAGTAATTATAACTCTGGTGGTAGAACTTTTATTTCAGTAATTTTTCATGCTTTATTTTTAATAGTTTTTGTTTTCTTTCTTGATGAATATATTGCATTAATTCCACAAATAGTTTTATCTTCTTTGTTAGTTCACACTGGAATTGTAATGATTTTACCTTTGATAAAATTATCAAGCAACATGAGTATTACTTGTCTTCGAACTAAAACTAAAAATATGAATGAATGTTTAAAAGATATTTTCCAAACCGTACTTGTTGTGATTGTAATGTTGATTGCAGAAGAAATGGCAAACTTAACAATTGCAATTATTACAGGTTTTGCGATGGCCTCTTTACTTTTTATTTATGAAATGATGAGTAATACAAATTATAATATTATTCTAGGAAATAAACATCATTCAAGAAGAGTACGAACTAAAAAAGTAATGACTTTTCTAAAAAATAAAGGTTCATGTGTAAAGATTATTGAATTAGAAGGAGCAATCTTTTTTGGAACAGCTGATTTTTTAAGAACACTAGTAAGCGATATAAACAAAGACACGTCTTATATTATTTTAGATTTTAGGAAAGTTAGTGAAGTTGATATTACGGGTGCTGAAAAGATTAAACTTTGTACAAAAGAGAATAGTAACATAGAGTTTTCTTTTTCTCATATACGAAAAGGTGATGATACTTATCAAGCCCTTTGTGCTGTTGGGCTAATTGGTGTTGATGGTTTACCTTGGTTTGAAAATACAGATTTAACTTTAGAAAAAGTTGAGAATAAACTTTTAGAGCAGTTTACAGAAGTTGAAGAAGAAAAAGGAAAAACTTTAAATATTGATAGTTTAAACTTTACGAAAAACTTAAGTAAAGAAGAACAAGATATTTTACTAATTTATATGATAAGTAAAGAGTATAAAGAAAAAGATGAACTTTTTACAAAAGGAATGAAATCAGATGAATTATTTTTCCTACGTAAGGGTACGGTCTCTATTATGCTTGAACAGAGCTTTGTTAAAGGTGTAAAAGATAAGTTATCAAAAATAAGAAGAATTACTTTTTCAACTGGTGTTGTAATAGGCGAAATGGCATTTTTTGAGGATAACTTACATAGTGTTGATGCACTTGCAAATGAAGATGTAAGTGTTTATATTTTAAGTAGATATAACTTAGATTTGCTAAGTAAAGAACATCCAATTTTAGGCAGAAAACTTATGTACTCTTTTTGTGCCCACTTATCAAATAGATTAAGAGAAGTAACATCAGAGATACAGGTATTGGAAAGATGGTCTTAA